In Collimonas arenae, a single genomic region encodes these proteins:
- a CDS encoding TetR/AcrR family transcriptional regulator, producing MRTTYDTTKRHILDAGQKIIAVKGFSGVGLSEILSAAAIPKGSFYHYFGSKEQYGRELMEQYVEDYLQALDQVLQNTVQPVPESARDRLLRYWSHWLETQSGAEAMHKCLVVKLSAEVADLSEDMRLVLCEGTRQVMARLAACIAEGIADGSLRPELEPQKAAQMLYQLWLGASLLAKLQRDRSPLENAMEITVNTLASP from the coding sequence ATGCGGACAACTTACGACACTACCAAGCGCCACATCCTCGATGCAGGACAAAAGATCATCGCCGTCAAAGGCTTCTCCGGAGTCGGACTAAGCGAGATTCTGAGTGCTGCGGCGATACCCAAAGGCTCGTTCTATCACTACTTCGGCTCGAAGGAGCAATACGGCCGCGAGCTGATGGAACAGTACGTAGAAGATTATCTGCAGGCGCTGGATCAGGTCCTGCAAAATACCGTGCAGCCCGTACCGGAGTCGGCGCGAGACCGTTTACTACGCTACTGGAGCCACTGGCTCGAAACGCAGTCCGGCGCAGAAGCGATGCACAAGTGCCTGGTAGTGAAGCTGAGCGCGGAAGTCGCCGATCTCTCGGAAGATATGCGCCTGGTCTTGTGCGAAGGCACCCGGCAAGTGATGGCCCGGCTGGCCGCCTGCATCGCAGAGGGTATCGCAGATGGTTCCTTGCGGCCTGAACTGGAGCCGCAGAAAGCTGCACAAATGCTTTATCAATTATGGCTGGGCGCCAGCCTTCTGGCCAAATTGCAACGTGACCGCAGTCCCCTCGAAAACGCCATGGAAATCACGGTCAACACCCTGGCTTCGCCCTGA
- a CDS encoding LysR family transcriptional regulator yields the protein MTSRTNHHLDTYLLRVLHTLLVEKSVSRTAIKLGQSQPTISNTLKRLRELTGDAILVRGKTGMVPTERGQELLALAKQGLEVIEKIAAPVAAFEADSTSRVFHIGTPDYLNMLLIPSIIEQLRKRAPGASLMVHALDANLDYASALETGRFDMVIGNWPDPPEHLHLAQLFDDDVVCMMHRDHPVAKKGLTLKYYLEMPHLAPTPYIEGHRSGIDAALAEQGLKRNVQVTIPYFALVPHVLSKSDLIFTTGRQFAEHIIEDWPIGMFTLPFDMPKMRFYMLWHARSHVAPDVVWLRRLIAEVAAGLGKTSAKQPVPHIL from the coding sequence ATGACATCCCGCACCAACCATCATCTTGATACCTACCTGCTGCGTGTGCTGCACACTTTGCTGGTAGAGAAGAGTGTCTCGCGCACCGCCATCAAGCTGGGCCAGTCGCAGCCGACCATCAGCAATACGCTGAAGCGTTTGCGCGAGCTGACCGGCGACGCCATCCTGGTGCGCGGCAAGACCGGCATGGTGCCGACCGAACGCGGTCAGGAGTTGCTGGCGCTGGCGAAACAAGGTTTGGAAGTCATTGAAAAAATCGCCGCGCCGGTGGCTGCATTTGAAGCCGACAGCACTTCGCGCGTATTTCACATTGGTACGCCGGACTACCTGAACATGCTGCTGATCCCCTCGATCATCGAGCAACTGCGCAAACGTGCACCCGGCGCCAGCCTGATGGTGCATGCGCTGGACGCTAACCTGGACTATGCCAGCGCGCTGGAAACAGGGCGTTTTGACATGGTGATCGGCAACTGGCCGGATCCGCCCGAGCATCTGCACCTGGCGCAATTATTCGATGACGATGTGGTGTGCATGATGCACCGCGATCATCCGGTGGCGAAGAAGGGTTTGACGCTTAAATATTATCTGGAAATGCCGCATCTGGCGCCGACACCCTACATCGAAGGGCACCGTAGCGGGATCGATGCGGCGCTGGCGGAGCAGGGCTTGAAGCGCAACGTGCAGGTGACGATTCCGTACTTCGCACTGGTGCCTCACGTGCTGTCGAAATCCGATTTGATTTTTACCACTGGCCGCCAGTTTGCCGAGCACATCATCGAAGACTGGCCGATCGGCATGTTTACCTTGCCTTTCGATATGCCAAAGATGCGCTTCTACATGCTATGGCATGCGCGTTCGCATGTGGCGCCGGATGTGGTCTGGCTACGGCGCCTGATTGCCGAAGTGGCGGCCGGCCTGGGGAAAACCTCTGCAAAGCAGCCGGTGCCGCACATTCTCTAG